The following is a genomic window from Anopheles aquasalis chromosome 3, idAnoAquaMG_Q_19, whole genome shotgun sequence.
TCTGAGAACTGGTTGATCTAGAATCTGACGTATCGTTCTTCCTGTAAGCTCTGCTTAGTGCTCATCAAGCCATTAGCGATCGTGGCGACATTATTGCCTGTGATTATAAATCGATGGTACATTCATCCTTTTGTGAAAAAAGTTAGGTACAATGTTCCGATGGGAAACATTAAAGAAGATATTAGAATTCCTCTGCCCTGTATACTGGCCCATCGCACACGATGCATGTAATTAAATGCGCTATGCATgctttttgcatttcctttgttttaaattatacTAGTGTTTGTTGAGCAATCAACATACTGCATAATTAATATTGCGACGCCTCAATATTATATGTTCCACAATGTTAAAGAAAAGTTTGTTATGTACTATATTGAACAAATGAACGGTTCCAGGTCCCTTTTATTCATAATTTCTTCAGTTGCAACTTAAAAGGCTCTCAAgtattaaaaatatatcatTGTATCATGATTTTCAGGtccatttgtatttttctgctATTCCGGAAGATAAAGTACCGTATGTGAACAGTATTGGTGAAAGACACCGTGTTCGGCAATTGCTCCAACAACTTCCTCCCCACGATAACGAGGTAAGGCTATGAAAAAAAGTAGTGATTTGGTAGCAAATCTTGTTAAAAGTGTGTAACTATTTGTGCTTGAATAAATTCTTTAACTTTAGGTCCGATACTGTCATTCGCTAACCGATGAAGAACGCAAAGAACTTAAGCTTTTTTCCGCACAACGCAAGCGCGAAGCTCTAGGTAGAGGCACGGTGAAGCAAATAAATTCTGCACTGTTGTGTGAGAGGGTAAGGATAgaataatttttcaaattgTCTTGAATGGCTTGaaataatttgtttattttttcataCAATTCGAAAGTGTGGTGAAATGGCATCATCCGGCGATATGATGGTATTTGCGTCACGATTCGAAACAAACACTTGTTGGCATCCAGCTTGTTTTACTTGTTGCGTATGCAAAGAGCTATTAGTCGATCTTATATATTTTCACCGTGAAGGACGTCTTTACTGCGGCAGACATCATGCAGAAACGCTCAAGCCACGGTGTTCGGCTTGTGATGAGGTGAGGCAGTAACTACCgtatatttaaaaatttaagcCCTGATATATATTGAAATTACGGTTCGTTTTTGCAATTTTGAAGATTATCCTGGCCGATGAATGCACAGAAGCTGAAGGACGTGCTTGGCACATCAAGCATTTTGCCTGCTTCGAATGCGAGAAACAATTAGGAGGACAACGGTATTTGTTTAGTTAATGCTTATTGTCGAAATCCGTTAAtccttttcttattttttactGTCAGATACATCATGCGGGATGGAAAGCCATACTGTCTACATTGCTTCGATGCCATGTTTGCAGAATATTGTGATTTCTGTAGCGAACCTATAGGAGTTGATCAAGGCCAAATGAGCCACGATGGACAACACTGGCACGCCACGGAACACTGTTTTGCTTGTAGTACGTGCCGTTGCTCACTACTGGGACGACCATTCTTGCCAAGGCGCGGAGAAATTTATTGCTCTATAGCATGTAGCAAAGGAGAACCCCCAACGCCATCGGAATGTTCAATGCCCAATGTTCGCCAAGATCGCTCAACACTAGCAAGCGGCGTTGAGCGATGTATGAGGAATtttcccagccagccaaagcCTCTCGAGCCATTGAAAAACCAAGAAGATGCGCCACATCAACCCTCAGAAATAACTCCAATGACGATTATTAGTAGCGAGCATAACTTTGACGATAATGGTAACGATGAGATGACTGTTTCTTGTTATACTGCAGCTACTACAGCAACCTCAATGTCTGCTGCCACAGGAAATACTAGTGCAACTCTTGCGACAATAACTACGAACACAACCGGCACCAGTGACTCATCTACAGCTTTAAGAGACGTCGCACATGTGCAATGCGTGGATAATCAAGATGGTGATGAATCAAGTAGGCATCGTTCCAATGCCAATTCAAACAGGAACCGTATCCCACAATGTTCACCGGAGCTAAATCGATTACTCCAAAAAGATCGATGCAGACAACCTTTTGATTTGACCGATCTTGGACAAAGTCTAGAACAGCACTGGCAAATTGACCGTACCGGGAGTGAAATAGCCGTTTCACAAACATTTGCAGCAGATTGCACCTCTGGAGTAGCTTTGCAAACAAATAACATTGCCGGTGTTACACCAATTTTAACATCATCAATGCCTGAACTAGCCAGATGTGTACAAATTGCATCAACATACCTCAGTGATACCGGTAGCCCGATTCCAATCGAAGATAATTCCGCTATCCGTACAGAATATGCAGACGAACACAGCCAAAATGCTTCAGATGCCTCACACTCGATCGTGGAGcttccaacaccaccacctatTGGTAATTCTAGAATTCCATTGCACTAGCGATAGCCCATTGTGCAATataaataactttttttttttattttagtgATCAAAAAAGAAGTTCGTTTCGAAGGAGACTTTCAAGATTCTCTTCCTCGAACGAAGAGCAGTTGCTCACGTGGAGGACAACGGAATCGTGTTTCAAAATCATCTAAAAAGAAATCAGGTAATGACCGCCAAGATAACTCTTCAGTTCGGAGGCACCATCATCGGTCAGAACAGCAAACTCGCCATGAGCGCAGTTCGTCTCGACGCTCGCCTAGGCGTCGTCGCGATTTGGTGGATCAACGTAGAAGCTAcccttctgatgatgatgatctagCAGTAGAAGAGACTGATCACAAGCGGAAGCATTACCGAgatgagcaacaacagcatgccGCAGATACAGATACACAAAGTTTATGCTCAACGTGTTCATCCAGCTCCTCCAGTGCTGATGACGATGTCTATGAACTACCGCTTCGGCGTACTTCCTACGGAGGAACAAGAATGCACTACATGCCAAACAACTCGTTGGCTTGTGCGCGGAAACGCAAACAGCTTCAATTGGCTGCCACTAACAGTAATGCGCTGCATGAAAAGGACAATAAAAATTGTATCATATCGTAAGTATCAAATCAATGAGACATAAATTGAATCTCTGAATTCAAATTTAAGATTATCTTTaaaaaacaagcaataaaGTAGAAATTTTTGAACAATTTATTTTgctacaattaaaaaaaaaatatacttATACCATGCTTATCGAATGGAAATAATGAGAAACAGGAAATATGTCCTATAGCCTTTTTGGTGTCCCTATGACTATTTTAAATGCAAGCAATGTGTACAAGCATAATATTTTACTGATTTACCCAGAACTGCCATACATTTACATGTGAAAACCCGTTATTTTCTAGACACACATTGTTCGGTAGCTTATATTGTACCATATGCTCCATTTCTCTTAGTACACCTGTTTCTGTGATTCCATGTCGCCCAGGATCGCCGACAAATATCTATGATGGAATTCAGTAGTTGTAAATGTGATGTGAAATGTTTTCCGTAATTTGTGGTGCAAGTAATATtctgaaagaaaaacatttatttGCCATATATTTTAAAAACAGCTTACCTCTTTTCCATGTCGAGCCAATCGCTGCATCCAAGGATGAAGATCAGCAGCAATATCCTTATCATAAAACATATCTCCTATTAATATAACATCACAATCTATAACACCGGAATCGCGGCCGACGAAATTCGAATCGTTCAAGGATAGCATTCTCCCATTCATGACTCCATTTATTTCCACATTTAGAAGTGTAGCTTGGAGTGCATCTTATAATTGTATTTTAAAGCCGATAAGCAATAGGTTATATTACTTTATTTGATGGAAAGCatttattgatttgttttttaataaataccTGGGTCAATGTCGTTCGCAATTACATGGCTTGCTTGAACTTGTAATGCTGCAACCGTAGAAGCACCACATCCACAGCCCAGATCGAGAATTGATTTCCCACGAAAACGATCCTTATAGTCAAGAATAAATCTAAAAAGATTGGCCATAGAACCTTAAAGATATTCAAACGAAGAATGGTTTGATTGCTAAAACAGTTGATCTTACCTAGTCAGAGCTTGGCCACCGGGCCAAAAGAATCCCCAGAAAGGATCATTGTTGAACGGGAAATCTGGGCCAATCGGTTGATGATAAATAGCACATTCAGGCGTTATGAGATGAAGTGCAATTTCTGGCGTCATGTGGTGACGTGACACAACTGTGTTTGATAATATTTTTGAGCGAACATCGCAgaattggttttcttttcttttatcataagagaataaaaacaaaacaaaactgtatTTATCCAAAACAGCTTTGGTTGTGTTGCATTTCTGCGAAGAATACAGAATATGAGTCAGCAGTCTATAGAGCCTCTGATCGAATTATTTGAACCCCTAGTGTTATTGACCGAACActttgcattttttatttctataaATAGCCCAAGCTTGTTATGGCTTCTTCGTCGCAATGATTAATTCAGCTGTGTTAAGCAAAAATAAATGTGCTCACCTAAACATACAACCATCGAGTAGTAAGAGCGCGCTTAAAACATGAACATAAAAGCTTGTCTAACTATATTTAAGTAAATCATTTAGAGTGATATTGCAATTAATCAATTAGCTAATTATTGGTTTTTACTCACTGATTCCACTTTTCCATTGAATTCGAAACACACGTCCGAGGCAATCTGGAATCGATCGTGTACGCTTTGCATGGGTATTTCATGATGTCTTCGGTCATGGTCTGGAAAATACGCACGTTGCCCTGGTTCGCAATAATCGCGATAATCCCATTCCTCATATTTTTTCTCacacaaaacattttcattttttgttaaCACTCGCGTACGGATAATAACGCAGTTAAATGTTTTGGCAGGTTCTTATCACCTTCTTGGAAGTACGTTTTGATCTGTAACACAATTGGATTGAAACTGCATGaattaatattaaaaatgatttGCATTATTGTAAAACGTagatgttttaaataaattacgTTATTGTCAGAAACAGGCCTCTATTTTCGCCCAATGGGGGTTAACCCCACCAGGCGACCTTCCAAATTGTGCTCCAAAATTCCCCAAACACAGCTGTGGGACTTTCCTGAGCCCGATGTTAGTAAAAGAGATAAAGCTATACAAGCAAACCGGTGTTAGTGGCATTCAGCAGGGGACGCAAGGCGGAAGGGCGGGGGACGGGAATTGGTATGGGAGGGGATTTCTTTATAAAAGCAAGTGTCGCATGTTCGTCGTCTTGTCAATCAAAGAAGAACTGCGCAACAAACCGTGTGGTTGCCGTGTGCctctttttgtttcacttaCAGTTTGCTCGGTttagtttttaattgaatcacTGGTGCAATATCAACATGGTGGTGACTGTGGAGACTAATAGCAAAACCAGCTCCAGTGAAAGTGTGAGAAGTGTGCAGAGCCCCTTAGGATTGGTTGTACGACAAACTTTGCTCTGTGCCAATCGCGAAAACCGGGCTGTTGTCGGGTTGTCCGAGTCCATACATGCTCTGTCGAGGAAGCCTCAGAAGatccttttctgttttcttacCTCCAGCATCGACCATATGCACGAGGTGCTTCTGGAGGCATTCTGTTTCGAACACGACATTTACATAATTAAGGTGAGCACCGGTTGTCGCTTAGCGTCCAAAAGCATTAAGAATGCATGAATGAGTTTCTAAAGTTGAGCCTCAACTAACTTTAATTCTTTATCTATCTTATTTGTAGCTGGACAATGAAGAAAAACTCAGTCGAACATTGGGTTCAAATCAGCTGGAATCGTGCGTTTGTGTACAGACTGCTGATACAAAATATATTACTGCTGATGAAAGTGAGCTGATAGACTACTGCGAGGCACAATGGGAACCAGTCAAGCCAATAATCAAACTACCAGAAAAGTAAACTGCGAACGGTTGCCCTTGACGCGGTTACAAAGCAAATGATAACGCAACGTATTGCGGCCAACAGCCATAAAGATGCAAAATTCCAGCATTTACGTGCTTTACTACTGCAAGTGCGATCCAGTACATTGAGACCATTTACGATTTCGTTGAAGGTCTGTGGAAAGAGCAATCTGTGTATGTGCCAAGGAACGAAGCATAGAAACCTTTAGTACCTAAAAGGGTAGATCCATTCTTGTggaaatataaaaaatgtacatatttgatgaaattttcagaaaataaatcaaaaaagtGTCATTACGTTTATATGGGAACAATTAAATCACAAAATATCCTATTCGGACTGCAACATCCTACTGAACAGGTCGTCTAGACTACAACATACATGAATTGTACAGTAAGATAACGGCAAGTGTGTAAAAATATTGCATCATTTGGCAACAGCACGCGCCCCTTTTGATCGTGGGTCAACCCGACTGCGTGCGTCTCATTCAAGTTCATAAAAAGGGTAGCGCAAGCGCCTTCCGTACGCATTCGGTCTGCTGACCTGCTTATAACGAGTCATCCAAAAGGAAGCTGAAACTTTCTTCGATTGGCTGTGAAATCGAAAGTGGTTCCTAGCGGAAAGGATTAAAAAAGATCAAACGTGTGAATATTACGCAACGTTGAATAAAGTGAAGCACCTGCAGGCGGCGAGGTTGTTGTTACAGCAATTACAGTGCAATTATTCGAAGATGGTAGTCAATGACGAACTGACAATGGATCTTAAATTCCACACGGTCGGAATTGGCTCTAGTGCCAGGAAAGCCTTACTTCAAGCCCTTCAGGAGAACCGACTCGTCGTGGGTCTTACAAATGCTGTTCGCAGTTTAGCCAAAGAACCGGACCAATtcacgttttgttttatggcaCCAGCTCAAGAAGATTCGCACCTGCAAGAGGTTTTGCTGGAGGCATTTTGCCTTGAACATGATATTTACATCGTTCGGGTAACAGCGGGTTGGAAGATGAAAAATCGGTGTCCAAACTTACTTTACCTTATTTTACAGGTTGACAGCGCTTACAAATTAAGCAGGCTCGTGCACTCTTCAGTGATAGCGTCCTGTGCTTTGGTGCGCAAGATACCAAAGAAATTAACTGGAAAAGCCAGCAACTCATTCCGACGATCATATCATAGCATTTTGGTAGAGCACTGCGAGCTGTTTTTGGACGATCCGCATAAGCCTATCGTAAAGCTaccggaaaagtgaaaagtggcGGAAACTGCGCTGCGTCTTTAGAACAGCTTATACTGTGGAATGCATCAAGTCGATTGGGAACTCGGATGAGCCGAAACGTACCTTGGCGAAGCGATATAAACCAGCCGGAACCTCGGCACCGAAGATAAAAATGCCCGGGTAGGGAGAGGCCGCCGATCGACTATGGCAAGGTGATTTGCATACAACAAAAACGTTTGTAGAAAACCGCCCTGCACAGGATCTAATTGCTTGTTAAAAAAGTGATTGAtaatttggtttggttgagtGAATGTTTGATcgtaatgaaatgtttttgtaaaattgtttttcatctttttcttaTTGTTATTATTCCTTCAACCAAAATGATGACATGCCCACGGCATCGCGCAGTACCTCACGGTATCATGCACTTTTGCTCgattcgctctcgctctctctctctctctctctctctctctctctctctctctctctctctctctctctctctctctctgaaatCTCAAAGGGTCAGAAGCCTCAGAATAGAACTTGGCTAAGATAAAATGAAGATAAAATTGTAAAACTTAGACGTTTTAGTGTACAAAATCGTGCAAGCAACTAGTGCTTGCCTAGTGGCAAGTCGGGCGCGTTCGGTGCTACAAGATTGTTGCAATTTTAAGTGGAAAATACGGTGGATAAGCTTTGTGCGTTTTGTTGTGAAAGGGAAAAGTTATGATAGTAGGCCGGGGGATTCGTCGCAAGGCATGAGCGGCCTTTAAACTGAACCAAAAACCCTTGGAAATGGCTAGCACACCCAACTCAATTGAAGTGCAAATAGATAATTTTCTGGAGCAATTCAAACGTAGTGCGTCGAAAGCTATGGACGGCGATTGGTCTTCCTCATCTTCGGTTACAACTCCACAATCGACCAGTTCTGTGGGGCCCAAAATAAGGAGCATATTTTCCGACCAGGTTCTTTTCGAGGGTGAGTCAATCAAAAGGATTATCGATTTTCCCTAGCATATGGACTATTTTGGCTTCCTAAAAGAATGTTTATTGGTAATTTATATAAATAACTTGCTTTAATGCTGGCAATTCCAACATCCACGTGTAACAATTTAAACTCGTAATAAGCGCCTCcgtggaaaatcatttcccacctttttgtttcgtttgctggaAAAGTGGGGTGTGAACTTGTCGTAGAAAGGAGAGCATCTGGAGATGAGAGAACAATTGCCTGCATTGTGATGCACCACGAATGTCTAGTAGCCGGTATCCGTTGTCTCATTTGATCGCGAGTTTGTTAAGTACACCAAACGTTACTTTATTGTAATTTTCCACACAGTTCATTTGAGTTATTTCATCCAAGTGCTTGTTTGAGCTTGAGGACAATTCTTCTGTTTTCATTGGCAGCACGAAATGTACGCGTTCTTTTATCATAGTCGCAATCAAGCTCTATCTGATCAGATTGTTGATGAGAGTGCGTTGATCTCCTTTAGCTAAAACAAATGTAAGAAACATCTTGATAATTGTTTTGAATCTGCAGGTTTAGATGTTTGGAGACTAGGTTCATATGAATTAATAATACTATGTATACTTTTCGCTCTGATTCTGCAGAAAATAGCCACAATGCCAATAATGGAAGCAATAGCAGCAACGCATCATCGTATCATTCGGTGCAgttacaacagcaacataatcATAATCTTTTTCAACATCAATCATCGGTGACATCCGTTACATCAGTACAAACAGTTCTAAGccaaaatatgcaaaacacgACCAACGTGAACAAATTGATTGAAACTGTAAGtcaaaatggaaaccatttcaatttgaacACGTTTGGAAGTTGCAGCTCTCTTATCACAACTAATGGCCATGTTCAATCGACGATTGTACGAGAAAACATGAACTCCGCGGTTAGTGTCAGTTCGGCCGAGGAACCTTTAAGTGTGGCTGATGTTGCTGAATTATTGCATCCGCAATATGCGATTATAACCGGTAAATATGCTGCGCACAAATGCCCCTAGTAAAACTAGGGTTGCCACAAACTAAAATGAATATCCATTGTAGGTGGTAGATCGAAGGATGGCTGTCCATTGATAACTTTTCCAGATTATGCAAATTTTCATAATCTTACCGATGCAGAGTTTCAGAAACTCATTCTATACCTTACATCTGTCCCCTCCTTGTCGGAAGTAGACTTGGGATTTAATTTAATAGTCGATCGTCGCAAGGATCGCTGGACTGCTGTGAAAGCAGtgttgttaaaaatttcgGTTTATTTTCCGGCTGTGGTGCATTTTGTGTACGTCATTCGGCCAGCCGGATTTCTTCAAAAAGCTATTTCTGAAGTTAGCAATAAATTTTTTAAAGAAGATTTTAGATTTCGCGTGATTGTATGTTCCACTCTCGAAGAACTATATGATCACGTCTGTAGAAGTCAGTTGACAGTCGATATGGGGGGCGATTTTGTATACTCTCATCACGAGTGGATACAGCAACGAATATCGTTGGAGAAATTTTCGGGCCTGACCAATATGATCTCATGCAATTTGGATGCTTTCATGAAAACAATTCATGAAATGGAGTTTCCCAACTCGGTGGAGGCCACAGAGAAGCTGATGCTGGAGCAAGGAAATCAGTATGAAAAATTAAAGGTAAATATTACAAGGAATATTATCATAtttgaaaaagtgttgttAAAGTATGATTCCTTTCATTCCTAGGAAGACATACTTTCTGCTGGTCGTCATGGAGAAGGTTTATTGGAAGAAATGAAAACTAAACGCGAAAACGATGGAGAAGCTATGGAAAGATTTGGAAACATTAGTTCAATAGAAAGGTATGGACTGCCAATAATTCTTAAAAGCCAAAGAATAGAAACGTAATAGTCCCTTCGCTCGGTTCATGTTATAGATCCTTTTGTAGGATTTTCATCTTGGTTTATAAACGCTTGCTTCAAATCTAGTTTATAAGAAATACCGTAGGAATAACTAGCCTTGCACTGGTTTTTGAAACTCAAACTTAACTCCCGGACCCATCAATACATTTCATCTGCTATTTTTAAGACTGTTCACCAGGAGATCAGTAATCCATTTATTTGGTGGGGTGTTCGCGTTCTTATAGATTATAAATTCTTATTCGCGATAAATTCTTATAGATTATGACAACCAAATGTCCTTTTCATAGTCTGGCTTGCGAACTGGTTCGAAATGAATCAGTCAAATATTGAAGGCACTTTCTGCGTCCTGCGTTCTGCGTTTCATGCAGCAGTTAGGttatcaaattaaaaaaaaaacaattttaaaatgtaGCAATCCAATTACCatatgctgctgtttgctgctagCTCTGCTGTACATAAATTTCAAATAAGAACAAtaataattttatgtttttctaaGCCCTGTGTTTGATATGTGTGTATAACTGATATTTTTTGTCTGATTTTGCAAGAAACATAAATGGTATATTTTTGAATTAGTTCtttaacaaacaaatattAACAACATTCGGCAAGAATCAATGGTTTATTGTTAATAGTAGGGCATTAACAGAACAGTGCAAGGATTTATATAAGTATCAATATAAATCATCTTGATTCATCAAAAGTCGCGATTGTCACAGACTTATGGTCCAAATGGAGGAAACAAAAGGACATTTCGAGGACTTTTGGACCATACACCTGTCGCGATTAAGGAAGTGTCTTGAACTTCGCCGCTTCGAACATGAGTTTCGCGAGCTTCAAGTGAGTATTTGCTTGGTGTTCTTTTCATACCTTTTACAAATAATGATTAATTGTTTGTATTTACTTTTCAAGGGAAACTTTG
Proteins encoded in this region:
- the LOC126574291 gene encoding uncharacterized protein LOC126574291; translated protein: MVVTVETNSKTSSSESVRSVQSPLGLVVRQTLLCANRENRAVVGLSESIHALSRKPQKILFCFLTSSIDHMHEVLLEAFCFEHDIYIIKLDNEEKLSRTLGSNQLESCVCVQTADTKYITADESELIDYCEAQWEPVKPIIKLPEK
- the LOC126574285 gene encoding electron transfer flavoprotein beta subunit lysine methyltransferase-like; the encoded protein is MKMFCVRKNMRNGIIAIIANQGNVRIFQTMTEDIMKYPCKAYTIDSRLPRTCVSNSMEKWNQKENQFCDVRSKILSNTVVSRHHMTPEIALHLITPECAIYHQPIGPDFPFNNDPFWGFFWPGGQALTRFILDYKDRFRGKSILDLGCGCGASTVAALQVQASHVIANDIDPDALQATLLNVEINGVMNGRMLSLNDSNFVGRDSGVIDCDVILIGDMFYDKDIAADLHPWMQRLARHGKEIFVGDPGRHGITETGVLREMEHMVQYKLPNNVCLENNGFSHVNVWQFWVNQ
- the LOC126574279 gene encoding protein prickle-like, with translation MTSGESPDVSSKPVAGQIPNNVMGKGSAGASGSNVIAKQWWKVCFLYGNQEKYYRQIYGKAASERLAASNNHQKASYGNYSENIAHTASESPTNNSDVIQQEYYYSEQAAIALGGHRPHVLEGSPVVKSSSFHMSEAVPEITTDVVATGNQNTTSILPGILRKRVTLLDESFLLGGNVVNERGNERNGIRGVCEEVCEELEVDEQRSDSGINVDARQLSPATDIDHRRESEHRPGIKRTFYLSGEDLQLLNDDHKQQRVSDLMNYQVGIPCSDGIVCNDVLSSNNQHQKKDSNISSTATNAKYNEHVAQFLHKAVQMSYSYQKSQPPVQHHQQPSQAKPSFLQFDGSRNPMQTPQSPLLYGCSDANALLPALEPQQSVNQYQYTQQPAGGMSMQHQQQPGMAYAHSSVAIGKDSFMLPPLQSRSDGLPAPTSCNTTTNAPSNRSAVYQQNQPYPSIAPSEYPYSLLPPSTAALIAPPVPQHVSSVPVASFPVNQHASHLRGPVMGTSGSPVHAATNAGAGAGGPAIAATVGQAALVGGMAGAHNYSQSDDDSGCALEEYTWVPPGLRPDQVHLYFSAIPEDKVPYVNSIGERHRVRQLLQQLPPHDNEVRYCHSLTDEERKELKLFSAQRKREALGRGTVKQINSALLCERCGEMASSGDMMVFASRFETNTCWHPACFTCCVCKELLVDLIYFHREGRLYCGRHHAETLKPRCSACDEIILADECTEAEGRAWHIKHFACFECEKQLGGQRYIMRDGKPYCLHCFDAMFAEYCDFCSEPIGVDQGQMSHDGQHWHATEHCFACSTCRCSLLGRPFLPRRGEIYCSIACSKGEPPTPSECSMPNVRQDRSTLASGVERCMRNFPSQPKPLEPLKNQEDAPHQPSEITPMTIISSEHNFDDNGNDEMTVSCYTAATTATSMSAATGNTSATLATITTNTTGTSDSSTALRDVAHVQCVDNQDGDESSRHRSNANSNRNRIPQCSPELNRLLQKDRCRQPFDLTDLGQSLEQHWQIDRTGSEIAVSQTFAADCTSGVALQTNNIAGVTPILTSSMPELARCVQIASTYLSDTGSPIPIEDNSAIRTEYADEHSQNASDASHSIVELPTPPPIVIKKEVRFEGDFQDSLPRTKSSCSRGGQRNRVSKSSKKKSGNDRQDNSSVRRHHHRSEQQTRHERSSSRRSPRRRRDLVDQRRSYPSDDDDLAVEETDHKRKHYRDEQQQHAADTDTQSLCSTCSSSSSSADDDVYELPLRRTSYGGTRMHYMPNNSLACARKRKQLQLAATNSNALHEKDNKNCIIS
- the LOC126574289 gene encoding uncharacterized protein LOC126574289; its protein translation is MVVNDELTMDLKFHTVGIGSSARKALLQALQENRLVVGLTNAVRSLAKEPDQFTFCFMAPAQEDSHLQEVLLEAFCLEHDIYIVRVDSAYKLSRLVHSSVIASCALVRKIPKKLTGKASNSFRRSYHSILVEHCELFLDDPHKPIVKLPEK